Proteins from one Bradyrhizobium amphicarpaeae genomic window:
- a CDS encoding DUF1036 domain-containing protein: MALPAAAVSFVFSSVPAFADLKICNRMSYVVEAAIGIDDKAATATRGWFRVDPATCRVVVQGTLTADRILLNARALGVYGASPIPQNGSDMLCVAQDNFVIAAARQCRSGQTQAAFTQVTPAQGADGNLIAYLAEDSEYDDEQARLAGIQRLLVIAGYDAAPIDGVDGPKTQAALAAFLKSRGLSADIVGSPNFFKTMVDAVQTPSATGLTWCNDTPHKVMAAIATDDGKSVTSRGWYRIDPKTCLHPDVTGQPKQIFSFAEAVDADNRAVKLKDKPLNWGGDRQLCTRETKFETNEQADCSARGFAATGFGPVDMSSGGKTLRFTAP; the protein is encoded by the coding sequence ATGGCGCTGCCGGCCGCGGCCGTCTCGTTCGTGTTCTCCTCGGTGCCGGCCTTCGCCGATCTGAAGATCTGCAACCGGATGTCCTATGTCGTCGAGGCCGCTATCGGCATCGACGACAAGGCGGCGACGGCGACACGGGGCTGGTTCAGGGTCGATCCCGCCACCTGCCGCGTGGTGGTGCAGGGCACGCTGACGGCCGACCGCATCCTGCTCAACGCCCGCGCGCTCGGCGTCTATGGCGCCTCCCCGATTCCGCAGAACGGCAGCGACATGCTGTGCGTGGCGCAGGACAATTTCGTCATCGCCGCGGCCCGGCAATGCCGCAGCGGCCAGACCCAGGCCGCCTTTACGCAAGTGACGCCGGCGCAAGGCGCCGACGGCAACCTGATTGCCTATCTCGCCGAGGATTCCGAATATGACGACGAGCAGGCTCGCCTCGCCGGGATCCAGCGGCTGCTGGTGATCGCGGGCTACGATGCCGCGCCGATCGACGGCGTCGACGGGCCGAAGACCCAAGCGGCCCTGGCCGCGTTCCTGAAGAGCCGCGGCTTGTCCGCGGACATCGTGGGCTCGCCGAATTTCTTCAAGACCATGGTCGATGCGGTGCAGACGCCGTCCGCGACCGGCCTCACCTGGTGCAACGACACGCCGCACAAGGTGATGGCGGCGATCGCAACCGACGACGGCAAGTCCGTCACCAGCCGCGGCTGGTATCGCATCGATCCCAAGACGTGCCTGCATCCTGATGTCACCGGCCAGCCGAAGCAGATCTTCAGCTTCGCGGAGGCCGTCGACGCCGACAACCGCGCCGTCAAGCTGAAGGACAAGCCGCTGAACTGGGGCGGTGACAGGCAGCTCTGCACGCGCGAGACCAAGTTCGAAACCAATGAGCAGGCCGACTGCAGCGCGCGTGGTTTCGCGGCAACCGGCTTTGGCCCCGTGGACATGTCGAGCGGCGGCAAGACGCTGCGCTTTACAGCGCCGTGA
- a CDS encoding pyrimidine 5'-nucleotidase has translation MNQPRGFTHVDTWVFDLDNTLYPHHVNLWQQVDVRITEFVSSWLQVTPAEARKLQKDYYLRFGTTMRGMMTLHGVSADDYLAYVHKIDHSPLEPNPALGEAIARLSGRKLILTNGSVDHVDAVLARLGLATHFDGVFDIIAAEFEPKPAAQTYRKFLADHAVDPTKAAMFEDLARNLTVPHQLGMTTVLVVPDGTKEVVREDWELEGRNAAHVDYVTDDLTGFLDRLPR, from the coding sequence ATGAACCAACCCCGCGGCTTCACTCATGTCGACACCTGGGTGTTCGACCTCGACAACACGCTGTATCCGCATCACGTCAATCTGTGGCAGCAGGTCGATGTGCGGATCACCGAGTTCGTGTCGAGCTGGCTGCAGGTGACGCCGGCGGAAGCGCGAAAACTCCAGAAGGATTATTACCTGCGCTTCGGCACTACCATGCGCGGCATGATGACCCTGCATGGCGTGTCCGCCGACGACTATCTCGCCTACGTCCACAAGATCGACCATTCGCCGCTGGAGCCGAACCCGGCGCTCGGTGAAGCGATCGCAAGATTGTCGGGGCGCAAGCTGATCCTGACCAACGGCTCGGTCGACCATGTCGATGCAGTGCTGGCGCGGCTCGGCCTGGCAACGCATTTCGACGGCGTGTTCGACATCATCGCCGCGGAATTCGAGCCGAAGCCGGCGGCGCAGACCTATCGAAAATTCCTCGCCGACCACGCGGTCGATCCGACCAAAGCCGCGATGTTCGAGGACCTCGCCCGCAACCTCACCGTCCCGCACCAGCTCGGCATGACCACGGTGCTGGTGGTGCCGGATGGGACCAAGGAGGTCGTGCGCGAGGACTGGGAGCTGGAAGGCCGGAATGCCGCCCATGTCGATTACGTCACGGATGATCTGACAGGGTTCTTGGACAGGCTGCCGCGATAG
- the dapD gene encoding 2,3,4,5-tetrahydropyridine-2,6-dicarboxylate N-succinyltransferase, giving the protein MSLAALESTINSAFDARDGISTSTKGEVREAVDQALETLDKGEARVAERGADGKWKVNQWLKKAVLLSFRLNDMGVINGGPGQANWWDKVPSKFEGWGENRFRDAGFRAVPGAVVRRSAFIAKNVVLMPSFVNLGAYVDESTMVDTWATVGSCAQIGKRVHISGGAGIGGVLEPLQAEPVIVEDDCFIGARSEVAEGVIVRKGAVLAMGVFLGASTKIVDRETGEIFIGEVPEYSVVVPGALPGKPMKNGQIGPSTACAVIVKRVDERTRSKTSINELLRD; this is encoded by the coding sequence ATGTCCCTTGCAGCCCTCGAATCCACCATCAACAGCGCCTTCGACGCGCGCGACGGCATCTCGACCTCGACCAAGGGCGAAGTACGCGAGGCCGTGGATCAGGCGCTGGAGACCCTGGACAAGGGTGAGGCCCGCGTCGCCGAGCGCGGCGCCGACGGCAAGTGGAAGGTCAATCAATGGCTGAAGAAGGCCGTGCTGCTGTCGTTCCGCCTCAACGACATGGGCGTCATCAACGGCGGCCCGGGCCAGGCGAACTGGTGGGACAAGGTGCCCTCGAAGTTCGAAGGCTGGGGCGAGAACCGTTTTCGCGATGCCGGTTTTCGCGCCGTGCCGGGCGCGGTGGTGCGCCGCTCGGCCTTCATCGCCAAGAACGTCGTGCTGATGCCGTCCTTCGTCAATCTCGGCGCCTATGTCGATGAGAGCACCATGGTGGACACCTGGGCCACCGTCGGCTCCTGCGCGCAGATCGGCAAGCGCGTGCACATCTCCGGCGGCGCCGGCATCGGCGGCGTGCTCGAGCCGCTGCAGGCCGAGCCCGTGATCGTCGAGGACGACTGCTTCATCGGCGCCCGCTCGGAAGTTGCCGAAGGCGTGATCGTGCGCAAGGGCGCGGTGCTGGCGATGGGCGTGTTCCTGGGCGCCTCCACCAAGATCGTCGACCGCGAGACCGGCGAGATCTTCATCGGCGAAGTGCCTGAGTATTCGGTGGTGGTACCCGGCGCGCTGCCCGGGAAGCCGATGAAGAACGGCCAGATCGGCCCCAGCACCGCCTGCGCCGTGATCGTCAAGCGCGTCGACGAGCGCACGCGCTCCAAGACCAGCATCAACGAGCTGCTGCGGGATTGA